In Candidatus Eisenbacteria bacterium, one DNA window encodes the following:
- a CDS encoding VCBS repeat-containing protein: MNRTHHGRIASGPILAAAGILALLALATAASAAVPLLTPPIWKSEDNDYSTGGVLVDLDGDGYLDLITANGNDMARQPIRVYYNRGGVLELEASWQSDDIGYNCHVDLGDLDGDGDLDLAVAVLGDPGTPQRDKVYENLGTGLSATPVWISGDLDNSFDLAWGDMDGDGDLDLAVACGETYTGVPQKSKIYRNDGGVLTTNAVWRTGPVDYTLDVAWGDVDNDGDLDLVCGNEFGPNRLYLNHGTGLDSIPAWESGDTWNTLQVDLGDVDGDGWLDLAVANNGQLGGPSNVAIYRNLGGTFESTPSWISGGPARQYYSAVTFGDCDHDGDLDLASGGWWEPVVVFENLGGAIETVPSFSWKFANQTKGLVVESVIWGDMDNSGSTAVIGESRSGDGVAKVFYTAERPLREVLEIRVGGVPIDPASFSADFEKGWIALSEAPPAGSGSFEIDYVFSRQLDLLVTNWDPDDENLHFLHQIATGIAGKIPAPALVVLPNRPNPFNPQTTIPIVLGEPGRVSARVYDARGRLVRVLFEGSAGAGSLELLWDGTDRLARPVSSGVYFARIAADGDLRTMKMTLVR, translated from the coding sequence ATGAACCGCACGCATCATGGTCGTATCGCATCCGGACCGATCCTCGCCGCCGCCGGGATCCTTGCGCTCCTCGCCCTCGCAACGGCGGCGAGCGCGGCCGTCCCGCTCCTCACGCCGCCCATCTGGAAGTCGGAAGACAACGACTACTCGACCGGCGGCGTTCTTGTCGATCTTGACGGGGACGGGTATCTCGATTTGATCACCGCGAACGGGAACGACATGGCCCGGCAGCCGATCCGCGTCTACTACAACCGGGGCGGCGTGCTCGAGCTCGAGGCCTCCTGGCAGAGCGACGACATCGGTTACAACTGCCACGTCGATCTCGGCGACCTCGACGGGGACGGGGATCTCGATCTGGCGGTCGCGGTCCTCGGCGATCCGGGGACGCCGCAGAGGGACAAGGTGTACGAGAACCTCGGGACCGGTCTCTCCGCGACACCGGTCTGGATCTCCGGCGACCTCGACAACTCGTTCGATCTCGCGTGGGGGGACATGGACGGAGACGGGGATCTCGACCTCGCGGTCGCGTGCGGCGAGACCTACACCGGTGTTCCCCAGAAGAGCAAGATCTACCGGAACGACGGGGGCGTCCTCACGACGAACGCGGTCTGGCGGACCGGGCCGGTCGACTACACGCTCGACGTCGCCTGGGGGGACGTGGACAACGACGGCGATCTCGATCTTGTCTGCGGAAACGAGTTTGGTCCGAACCGTTTGTACCTCAATCATGGAACCGGTCTCGACTCGATCCCGGCGTGGGAATCGGGCGACACGTGGAACACGCTCCAGGTCGACCTCGGGGACGTCGACGGAGACGGGTGGCTGGACCTCGCGGTCGCGAACAACGGGCAGCTCGGCGGCCCCTCGAACGTCGCGATCTATCGAAATCTCGGGGGAACCTTCGAGTCGACCCCGTCGTGGATCTCCGGAGGACCGGCGCGCCAGTACTACTCGGCCGTCACCTTCGGCGACTGCGATCACGACGGCGATCTCGATCTCGCCTCCGGCGGATGGTGGGAACCGGTTGTCGTCTTCGAGAACCTCGGCGGCGCGATCGAGACGGTCCCCTCCTTCTCGTGGAAGTTCGCGAACCAGACGAAGGGGCTCGTCGTCGAGAGCGTGATCTGGGGGGACATGGACAATTCCGGCTCGACGGCGGTGATCGGGGAGTCGAGGTCGGGGGACGGGGTCGCGAAGGTCTTCTACACGGCCGAACGGCCGCTCCGCGAGGTTCTCGAGATCCGCGTGGGCGGCGTTCCGATCGATCCGGCTTCCTTTTCGGCGGATTTCGAAAAGGGGTGGATTGCGCTCTCCGAGGCGCCTCCCGCGGGGAGCGGCTCCTTCGAGATCGACTACGTCTTCTCGCGCCAGCTCGACCTTCTCGTGACGAACTGGGATCCGGACGACGAGAACCTCCACTTCCTGCATCAGATCGCGACCGGGATCGCGGGGAAGATCCCCGCGCCCGCCCTCGTCGTTCTCCCGAATCGGCCGAATCCCTTCAACCCTCAAACGACGATCCCGATCGTTCTCGGGGAGCCGGGCCGCGTGAGCGCCCGCGTCTACGACGCGCGCGGTCGTCTCGTGCGGGTTCTCTTCGAGGGGAGCGCCGGCGCGGGGAGCTTGGAGCTTCTTTGGGACGGGACCGACCGTCTCGCTCGGCCGGTCTCCTCGGGCGTCTACTTCGCGCGCATCGCCGCGGACGGCGACCTCCGGACGATGAAGATGACGCTCGTGCGGTGA